In the genome of Neodiprion pinetum isolate iyNeoPine1 chromosome 2, iyNeoPine1.2, whole genome shotgun sequence, one region contains:
- the LOC124212524 gene encoding acylphosphatase-1 translates to MTAKQLVGLDFEVFGRVQGVFFRKYTQEKGRQLGLKGWCRNTDRGTVVGYVEGDKGKVEDMKRWLQYTGSPQSQIEKAEFRSEKEITETQFSDFKIKK, encoded by the exons ATGACTGCGAAGCAGCTCGTCGGTCTAGACTTTGAAGTATTCGGGAGAGTTCAGG gtGTCTTCTTCCGAAAG TACACTCAAGAAAAGGGTAGGCAATTGGGTCTCAAGGGATGGTGCAGAAATACGGACCGAGGGACCGTCGTCGGTTACGTGGAAGGAGATAAGGGAAAAGTAGAAGACAT GAAACGGTGGCTGCAGTACACAGGGAGTCCACAGTCACAGATCGAAAAAGCTGAATTCCGCAGCGAGAAAGAAATCACGGAAACTCAATTCAGCGACTTCAAAATTAAGAAATGA
- the LOC124212523 gene encoding uncharacterized protein isoform X1: MPTGVKCFKKFFKYTWHPQQMENTNFDAPKSAAEKTGDTEMNEVKVSVPTASVATSTPTTSSPAPAPEGIPCGKGGCKTSRSRGEPRPESPWHHLKTIFLVSVIIALVIWVIVYTLLTQYQIL; the protein is encoded by the exons atgcCGACTGGCGTCAAATGCTTCAAGAAGTTTTTCAAGTACACCTGGCATCCACAACAG ATGGAGAACACGAACTTCGACGCTCCGAAATCGGCCGCCGAAAAGACCGGGGACACGGAAATGAACGAAGTGAAGGTTTCCGTGCCAACGGcgagcgtcgcgacgtcgaCGCCGACGACGTCGTCGCCGGCTCCGGCGCCCGAGGGAATTCCATGCGGGAAAGGAGGGTGCAAGACGTCCAGGAGCCGAGGCGAGCCTCGGCCCGAAAGCCCCTGGCATCATCTCAAGACGATATTCCTCGTGTCGGTTATTATCGCCTTGGTTATCTGGGTTATCGTCTACACGTTACTGACTCAGTACCAGATcttatga
- the LOC124212523 gene encoding uncharacterized protein isoform X2 — protein MTDHGNTFVNCHGYHLNNMENTNFDAPKSAAEKTGDTEMNEVKVSVPTASVATSTPTTSSPAPAPEGIPCGKGGCKTSRSRGEPRPESPWHHLKTIFLVSVIIALVIWVIVYTLLTQYQIL, from the exons ATGACCGATCATGGCAACACTTTCGTTAACTGTCACGGATATCATCTCAACAAC ATGGAGAACACGAACTTCGACGCTCCGAAATCGGCCGCCGAAAAGACCGGGGACACGGAAATGAACGAAGTGAAGGTTTCCGTGCCAACGGcgagcgtcgcgacgtcgaCGCCGACGACGTCGTCGCCGGCTCCGGCGCCCGAGGGAATTCCATGCGGGAAAGGAGGGTGCAAGACGTCCAGGAGCCGAGGCGAGCCTCGGCCCGAAAGCCCCTGGCATCATCTCAAGACGATATTCCTCGTGTCGGTTATTATCGCCTTGGTTATCTGGGTTATCGTCTACACGTTACTGACTCAGTACCAGATcttatga
- the LOC124212521 gene encoding uncharacterized protein, with the protein MPRPKEISRTSAVPDSRQTRRELLVKRLEFDKPRRKSFLYRRPEVLDVKTELSNVELTQEGAVEALPQALQNPKRKLVLIRPRGGLAEHGQRTALFQDEIITAKSTTPSPDLRRELVRRCCRKKSSKRQPARRNEGRAASKNEASAYKCIRFLAPSTWPPMGWMHRHPHRWRHREDPDNSWSAGTPFVPEQCSS; encoded by the exons ATGCCCCGACCAAAGGAGATATCGAGAACGAGCGCGGTTCCCGATAGTCGGCAAACACGACGCGAACTGCTCGTGAAACGGTTGGAGTTTGATAAACCGCGGAGAAAATCTTTCCTGTATCGCAGGCCTGAAGTACTGGACGTCAAAACAGAATTATCAAACGTCGAACTGACGCAAGAG GGGGCGGTCGAGGCCCTGCCGCAAGCTCTGCAGAACCCGAAGCGGAAGCTGGTGCTGATCAGACCCCGAGGAGGGCTCGCGGAACACGGACAAAGGACAGCCCTCTTCCAAGACGAGATAATCACGGCCAAGTCGACGACGCCGAGCCCGGACCTTCGAAGAGAGCTGGTTCGACGCTGCTGCAGGAAGAAGTCGAGCAAGCGACAACCGGCTCGACGAAACGAAGGGAGAGCAGCGTCGAAAAACGAGGCGTCAGCGTACAAATGCATCCGATTTCTAGCTCCGAGCACCTGGCCGCCGATGGGATGGATGCATCG TCATCCTCATCGGTGGAGACACAGAGAAGATCCAGACAACTCTTGGTCGGCTGGGACACCTTTCGTTCCAGAACAATGCTCCTCCTGA